The proteins below are encoded in one region of Effusibacillus dendaii:
- the flgL gene encoding flagellar hook-associated protein FlgL — translation MRVTQSMLNSQFVKNVQINNKNLDIYQRMLETGKKLNKPEDDPVGVGFAMRYEEGLSRIQQYQRNLSSLKSDLETYDTYISKVNDLLQRVRQLAVQGASDTVPQDARQAMAKEVDQIYKEMVDLGNSQFNGKYMFNGQKTDQIPYSNLANAETQNSDTNRTMITISDNTYLPGNITGQAVFGTAGASDNAFMLLKNLSNALNTNNTTAISQAIGFVDIRMSAVHAAWSEVGVLMNRVDLVDNRLRDQQLNVTKVLSDTMDTDIPKTITDLKMAETVQRASLSVGSRILQPSLVDFLR, via the coding sequence GTGCGCGTTACACAATCAATGTTAAATAGCCAATTTGTGAAAAATGTGCAAATCAACAATAAAAACTTAGATATCTATCAAAGAATGCTTGAGACAGGAAAAAAGCTGAATAAACCGGAAGACGATCCCGTCGGAGTCGGATTTGCGATGCGGTATGAGGAAGGGCTTTCCCGCATTCAACAATATCAGCGCAATTTGTCATCGCTCAAAAGTGATTTAGAAACTTATGATACGTATATTTCAAAAGTAAATGATCTGTTGCAGCGCGTTCGTCAGCTTGCCGTACAGGGAGCAAGCGATACGGTCCCGCAGGATGCCAGACAAGCAATGGCCAAAGAGGTTGACCAGATTTACAAAGAAATGGTGGATCTCGGCAATTCGCAATTTAACGGCAAATATATGTTTAATGGTCAAAAAACCGATCAGATTCCCTATTCAAATTTGGCGAACGCGGAAACACAAAATTCAGACACGAATCGGACTATGATCACCATAAGCGACAATACGTATTTGCCGGGTAATATAACCGGACAAGCTGTGTTTGGCACTGCGGGGGCTTCTGATAATGCGTTTATGCTCTTAAAAAACCTCTCGAATGCTTTAAACACCAATAATACGACGGCGATCAGCCAAGCAATCGGTTTTGTCGATATCCGGATGTCAGCAGTCCACGCCGCCTGGTCCGAAGTAGGGGTCCTGATGAATCGCGTAGATTTGGTGGATAATCGGTTGAGAGATCAACAGCTGAATGTGACAAAAGTACTGTCAGATACGATGGATACAGACATCCCAAAAACGATTACGGACTTAAAAATGGCGGAAACGGTGCAACGCGCTTCTCTCTCAGTAGGATCCCGGATCTTGCAGCCCTCGTTGGTTGACTTTCTCCGCTAA
- the csrA gene encoding carbon storage regulator CsrA: protein MLILSRKQGESIMLGDGIEVTVVEVKGDQVRIGIQAPSDVSIFRKEIYLEIQSENRHAVQSARDIDKLNQVWETLRGKLPELKNYNEQN from the coding sequence ATGCTGATATTATCGCGAAAACAGGGCGAAAGCATCATGCTTGGAGATGGGATCGAAGTTACGGTTGTGGAGGTGAAAGGGGATCAGGTTCGGATCGGGATTCAAGCACCTTCCGATGTATCGATTTTTCGGAAAGAGATTTATCTTGAAATTCAATCGGAAAACCGGCATGCTGTACAATCGGCCAGAGATATTGACAAATTAAACCAGGTATGGGAAACGCTGCGTGGGAAGCTCCCTGAACTAAAAAATTATAACGAGCAGAATTGA
- a CDS encoding flagellin N-terminal helical domain-containing protein, which yields MIIQNNLSALFAQNRLNFNQANLQKSLEKLSSGYRINRAGDDAAGLGISEKMRGQINGLNQAVRNSQDGISMIQTAEGALNESQSILQRIRTLAVQAVNDTNTTADRANIQDELKQLKAELDRIATTTQFNGKTLLNGKLTGAVFQVGANTGQRMTVAIKTMNAQALSITSARLSISGGSAAKQKSVANALIAFADNGIKAVSKQRSALGAYQNRLEHTINNLTTSAENLTAAESRIRDANMAQEMVGFTKNQILTQAATAMLAQANQAPQTVLQLLR from the coding sequence ATGATTATTCAGAACAACCTGTCCGCTTTATTTGCTCAAAATCGACTGAACTTCAACCAAGCCAATCTTCAAAAGTCTCTTGAAAAGTTGTCGTCCGGTTACCGGATCAATCGTGCAGGTGACGATGCTGCAGGCTTGGGCATTTCGGAAAAGATGCGCGGCCAAATCAACGGTTTGAACCAAGCTGTCCGCAATTCACAAGACGGCATTTCTATGATTCAGACAGCCGAAGGTGCGCTGAATGAATCGCAAAGCATTCTGCAACGGATTCGTACTTTGGCGGTACAAGCTGTCAACGATACGAACACCACTGCAGACCGAGCAAATATTCAGGACGAATTGAAGCAGTTAAAGGCAGAGCTTGACCGGATTGCAACCACTACTCAATTCAACGGAAAAACACTGTTAAATGGTAAATTAACCGGAGCGGTATTCCAAGTAGGCGCAAACACCGGCCAGCGCATGACTGTTGCAATCAAGACAATGAATGCACAAGCGTTGTCCATTACTTCGGCTCGACTCAGTATTTCCGGCGGATCTGCGGCTAAACAGAAATCAGTAGCGAATGCATTGATCGCTTTTGCAGACAATGGGATTAAGGCTGTTTCCAAACAGCGTTCTGCGCTTGGTGCTTACCAAAACCGTCTGGAGCATACTATCAACAACCTCACCACCTCCGCTGAAAACCTGACTGCCGCAGAATCGCGTATTCGTGACGCGAACATGGCACAGGAGATGGTCGGATTCACCAAGAATCAGATACTTACCCAGGCAGCTACAGCTATGTTGGCGCAAGCGAACCAGGCTCCGCAAACTGTTCTGCAGTTGCTTCGTTAA
- a CDS encoding DUF6470 family protein — MKVPSFRLEIHQITGKVGLETTPSTFQIDQRPADLQIRQIPADLKIQRTPAVLIIDYRPANTAYGQRGIVDFMTHAGDQAHLQVLDNIGSIAQDGDRMMDITNKQDAFADLAFQHQFDQSVIQDTDPPSANPVPIRVNPSVLDVKWQKNGVQIQANYFTPKITATAGALKVYVREEPSISVHAVGGYVDTVR; from the coding sequence ATGAAAGTGCCAAGTTTTCGACTGGAAATTCATCAAATAACCGGGAAGGTTGGACTTGAAACAACTCCCTCCACGTTTCAAATTGATCAGCGTCCGGCTGATTTGCAGATCAGGCAAATTCCGGCGGATTTAAAGATTCAGCGAACACCGGCGGTTCTGATCATTGATTATCGTCCGGCCAATACGGCTTACGGACAAAGAGGCATCGTTGATTTCATGACTCATGCGGGTGATCAGGCTCACCTGCAGGTATTGGACAATATTGGAAGCATTGCCCAGGACGGAGATCGAATGATGGATATTACGAATAAACAGGACGCTTTTGCGGATTTGGCGTTTCAACACCAATTTGACCAAAGTGTTATTCAAGATACGGATCCTCCCTCGGCTAATCCTGTGCCGATTCGCGTAAATCCTTCCGTATTGGACGTTAAATGGCAAAAGAACGGGGTACAAATTCAAGCGAATTATTTTACACCGAAAATTACAGCAACTGCCGGGGCGCTAAAGGTGTATGTAAGGGAAGAGCCCAGTATTTCAGTGCACGCGGTCGGAGGTTATGTCGATACAGTCCGTTAG
- the fliD gene encoding flagellar filament capping protein FliD, translated as MSISGLGGLGGLISGMDTKTIINQLMQLEAQPLYQMQQRQHIQDLKKGLYNEVNSALLALQSKVQALTDPAVMNQKAVTSADQTIVTASVASSGQPVAGTYNITVGNLATKFDWRSAAQTSATAALNLNGSFSVNVDGVTSQVINVTASDSLTNIASKINSALDTSGKPMKVSATVVNTTLIINATDTGSTHTVTIPGPGPGTPNSIAQSLGLVDASNNQLNVTKGVDASLTVNGITMTRSSNTNLTDVVSGLSLNLVKAGTTTVTVAQDTDKAVKAVHDFVNQYNSVLDLLNTRLTEKTIQNPTTDAETRKGLLNADPTLLSLQTTLRNNVANMYSGSSVYKTLYSIGIQIDDSIDRGKSGKLTVDDTKLSDALKANPQEVMKLFFTDTNGNGRLDPADTGAAAGVAATLYNQLDNATNSNTQLYGGISASKGLLPAIMNSIDSIIKDYDNRISEFQTRLDMRRQSLEKQFSSLEVLLSQNQSQLSYFTQATAPAK; from the coding sequence ATGTCGATTTCAGGATTGGGCGGTCTCGGCGGTTTGATCTCGGGTATGGATACCAAAACCATAATTAACCAATTAATGCAGCTCGAGGCTCAGCCGCTCTATCAAATGCAGCAAAGACAACATATTCAAGATCTGAAAAAAGGCCTTTACAATGAGGTGAATTCAGCCCTGTTGGCGCTGCAGTCAAAAGTACAGGCGTTGACGGATCCGGCTGTTATGAACCAAAAAGCGGTCACTTCCGCTGATCAGACGATTGTCACAGCGTCCGTAGCATCATCCGGCCAGCCGGTAGCCGGCACTTACAACATCACCGTTGGTAACCTGGCAACCAAATTTGACTGGCGGTCGGCAGCTCAAACGAGTGCAACCGCAGCATTGAATTTAAACGGGAGTTTCTCAGTGAATGTAGATGGAGTCACGTCGCAGGTGATCAATGTGACAGCCAGCGACTCCTTAACCAATATTGCTTCGAAAATCAATTCGGCCCTGGACACGTCGGGCAAACCGATGAAAGTATCGGCAACGGTGGTTAATACCACATTGATTATAAACGCCACAGACACCGGAAGTACCCATACAGTTACAATTCCTGGACCCGGTCCGGGTACGCCAAACAGCATCGCCCAGTCTTTAGGGCTGGTTGACGCTAGTAATAACCAATTAAATGTTACAAAAGGTGTCGATGCGAGTTTAACCGTGAATGGTATCACGATGACAAGATCCTCTAATACGAATTTGACAGATGTTGTTTCAGGGTTGTCTCTAAATCTCGTGAAAGCGGGAACAACAACGGTGACTGTTGCTCAGGATACTGACAAAGCCGTCAAGGCAGTTCACGATTTTGTCAATCAATACAACAGTGTTCTCGATTTATTGAATACAAGGCTGACCGAAAAGACAATTCAGAATCCTACGACCGATGCGGAAACAAGAAAGGGTCTTTTAAATGCCGATCCGACCCTGCTTTCGCTGCAAACCACTTTACGTAATAATGTTGCCAATATGTACTCTGGCAGTTCCGTATATAAAACCTTATATTCGATTGGAATTCAAATCGACGATTCAATAGATCGTGGGAAATCTGGAAAGTTAACTGTAGATGATACAAAATTGAGCGATGCTTTAAAGGCTAACCCGCAGGAAGTCATGAAGCTTTTCTTTACTGATACAAACGGAAACGGCCGGTTGGATCCGGCTGACACGGGAGCTGCTGCCGGTGTTGCCGCGACATTATACAATCAATTGGATAATGCCACCAACAGCAACACTCAACTTTATGGAGGCATCAGCGCAAGCAAAGGTCTGTTGCCGGCAATTATGAATTCGATCGACAGCATTATTAAGGATTATGACAATCGAATCTCAGAATTCCAAACGCGATTGGACATGCGAAGACAAAGTTTGGAAAAACAATTCAGCAGTTTGGAAGTATTGCTGTCACAAAACCAATCGCAATTGAGTTACTTTACACAGGCGACAGCCCCTGCCAAGTAG
- a CDS encoding flagellar protein FlaG, protein MKVPGVDAVDLRTKMASQTLTPEASLPSGTLIGNNAAGSPADSFTQEMHRKSKEQQVRQAMEQINTALEAFQSKVRYQLEYKNNTYVIQLVEKEGDRVLYQMPPDGILQVAEKLKEALGMIIDLKV, encoded by the coding sequence ATGAAAGTGCCCGGTGTTGATGCGGTAGATTTGCGCACGAAAATGGCGTCTCAAACATTGACACCTGAAGCTTCTTTGCCGTCCGGGACTTTGATTGGTAATAATGCCGCCGGGTCTCCAGCCGATTCTTTCACGCAAGAAATGCACCGTAAATCGAAGGAACAACAAGTTCGGCAAGCGATGGAACAGATAAACACGGCGCTGGAAGCGTTTCAGAGCAAAGTCCGGTACCAGCTGGAGTATAAAAACAATACTTATGTGATTCAACTGGTGGAAAAAGAAGGGGACCGGGTGCTGTACCAAATGCCTCCGGATGGTATTTTACAGGTTGCGGAAAAGCTGAAAGAAGCTTTAGGAATGATAATTGATTTGAAGGTTTAG
- the fliW gene encoding flagellar assembly protein FliW: MNENKYIVKFPEGLPGIEAGHDFQLFLPDPEGPFFELKSLKNEAITLVLTDPRPFFPHYRVELPIAELESIGITDEKAARILVVTVLSDDVARITVNLLAPVVINIEKGLGKQVLLNNAEYGVRHPLFSGTAFR, from the coding sequence ATGAATGAAAACAAATATATCGTGAAGTTTCCGGAAGGTCTTCCAGGAATAGAGGCGGGACACGATTTTCAATTGTTTTTGCCTGATCCGGAAGGCCCTTTTTTTGAATTGAAATCTTTGAAAAATGAAGCGATTACATTGGTTTTGACCGATCCCAGGCCGTTTTTTCCGCACTATCGGGTGGAATTGCCGATTGCAGAGCTTGAAAGCATTGGGATAACAGATGAAAAAGCTGCGAGAATTCTGGTTGTCACCGTTCTCTCTGATGATGTTGCACGGATCACAGTGAATTTGCTGGCGCCTGTGGTAATCAATATAGAAAAAGGGCTGGGAAAGCAGGTGCTGCTTAACAATGCCGAGTACGGAGTGAGACATCCCCTGTTCTCCGGAACCGCATTTCGTTAG